The following proteins come from a genomic window of Synechococcus sp. BIOS-E4-1:
- a CDS encoding M23 family metallopeptidase, with translation MVLRWLAASVLLSIPALQGPVTPPELKPAPPPLTFDRSLESLERNRVITPLERRQLETGEQARPIDVPAFQKACRSGALSQQECSSGVAVRRRSSRLQPRVVWKGRDETLTGLSRRGFDGTPLPPISVPVKALLAGSSATFRLETVFAVSPRPASISGNGDRKLLFPIIGSAITTSEFGWRIHPIIGRWLMHAGKDLAAPEGTPVVAALSGTVLSSGLAGGYGIAVELDHAQPKRRTLYGHLSEIYVKSGQKVHQGEVIGRVGSTGLSTGPHLHFELRKPEAGGWVAVDPGDLDLNPLTASGADAVSLLVGQLMTSLERSQDS, from the coding sequence TTGGTTCTGCGTTGGCTTGCCGCATCGGTTCTGCTGTCCATCCCTGCTCTGCAGGGTCCAGTGACCCCTCCTGAGCTCAAGCCGGCTCCACCTCCACTCACCTTCGATCGTTCGCTGGAGTCCCTGGAACGAAATCGCGTCATCACTCCGCTCGAGCGACGGCAGCTTGAAACGGGGGAACAGGCCCGGCCCATTGATGTTCCTGCGTTCCAGAAGGCCTGCCGCAGCGGTGCCCTCTCGCAGCAGGAATGCAGCAGCGGTGTGGCGGTGCGCCGCCGTAGTTCCCGTCTGCAACCCCGCGTGGTCTGGAAAGGTCGTGACGAAACGCTCACAGGGTTGTCCAGACGCGGGTTTGATGGCACACCGCTTCCTCCGATCTCAGTCCCGGTGAAGGCTTTGCTGGCAGGCTCCTCTGCCACGTTCCGCCTGGAGACGGTGTTTGCTGTTTCACCCAGGCCCGCATCGATCTCTGGCAACGGTGATCGCAAGCTGCTGTTCCCGATCATCGGTTCAGCCATCACCACCAGTGAATTCGGCTGGCGGATCCATCCGATCATCGGTAGATGGCTGATGCATGCCGGCAAGGACCTGGCAGCCCCTGAAGGGACCCCAGTTGTCGCTGCTTTGTCAGGAACGGTCCTGAGCAGCGGTCTGGCCGGTGGTTACGGCATTGCTGTGGAGCTGGATCATGCCCAGCCCAAACGCCGGACCCTCTACGGACATCTTTCAGAGATTTACGTGAAGTCCGGCCAGAAGGTTCATCAGGGTGAGGTGATCGGTCGTGTGGGCAGCACGGGGCTCAGCACTGGACCCCATTTGCATTTTGAACTGCGCAAGCCTGAGGCCGGCGGCTGGGTGGCTGTCGATCCTGGCGATCTGGACCTCAATCCGCTCACTGCTTCCGGTGCAGACGCCGTGTCGCTGCTTGTGGGTCAGCTGATGACCAGTCTCGAGCGCTCGCAGGACTCATGA
- a CDS encoding NAD(P)H-quinone oxidoreductase subunit N encodes MPEMGALLLDTQPLAAPGDLLNLALNAGAIAPEGAVLLAMLATLLVDLAGEKVSVRWVPPICYAGLGTALVLLALQWNAPLEPSFLGAFLSDHLAIAFRAVVACSTLLSLLISWRYAEQGGTPVGEYAAILLAATLGGMLLCGATDLVSIFVSLETLSVASYLLSGYMKRDARSSEAALKYLLVGSAAAAVFLYGSSLLYGLSGSTSLEAIGQSLLTSPTPLAALALVFVLATVAFKIAAVPFHQWTPDVYEGSPTPVVAFLSVGSKAAGFALALRILVGCFGSFDTQWKLLFTVLAVLSMTLGNVVALAQTSMKRMLAYSSIGQAGFVMIGLVCGTEDGFAAMVLYMAAYLFMNLGAFACIILFSIRTGSDRISDYAGLYQKDPLITLGLSLCLLSLGGIPPMLGFFGKIYLFFAGWADHQYLLVVVGLITSVVSIYYYIGVIKMMVVKEPQEASDAVKSYPPVQWNTLGLPPLRVALVTCVVVTAVGGILSNPLFQWASDAVAGTPILQQAIANASDATLG; translated from the coding sequence ATGCCCGAGATGGGTGCCTTGCTTCTCGATACCCAGCCATTGGCAGCGCCGGGTGATTTGCTCAACCTTGCGCTGAACGCCGGTGCTATTGCCCCGGAAGGTGCAGTCCTGCTGGCGATGCTGGCCACCCTGCTGGTGGATCTGGCCGGCGAAAAAGTATCCGTGCGCTGGGTTCCACCCATTTGCTACGCAGGTCTGGGTACGGCTCTGGTGCTGCTTGCACTGCAGTGGAACGCCCCGCTTGAGCCCTCCTTCCTTGGCGCATTCCTCTCTGATCACCTGGCAATTGCCTTCCGGGCCGTTGTGGCTTGCTCAACGCTGCTGTCTTTGCTGATTAGCTGGAGGTATGCCGAACAGGGTGGAACCCCTGTGGGTGAATACGCCGCAATCCTGTTAGCGGCAACGCTTGGAGGCATGCTGCTCTGCGGTGCCACCGATCTGGTGAGCATTTTTGTTTCGCTGGAAACTCTCTCAGTCGCGAGTTACCTGCTCTCCGGGTACATGAAACGCGATGCCCGCAGTTCGGAAGCGGCGCTGAAATATTTGCTGGTGGGTTCCGCCGCAGCTGCGGTCTTTCTTTACGGTTCATCACTCCTGTATGGACTCAGCGGCTCCACCAGCCTTGAAGCGATCGGGCAATCACTGCTGACCAGTCCCACCCCTCTTGCTGCTCTGGCACTCGTGTTCGTGCTGGCAACCGTGGCGTTCAAGATCGCGGCAGTGCCGTTTCATCAGTGGACACCAGACGTTTACGAGGGATCTCCGACCCCGGTTGTCGCCTTCCTGTCAGTCGGTTCCAAAGCCGCCGGTTTCGCCCTGGCTCTTCGAATCCTCGTGGGCTGTTTTGGCAGCTTCGACACGCAATGGAAACTGCTGTTCACCGTTCTCGCGGTGCTCAGCATGACCCTCGGCAATGTCGTTGCGCTCGCCCAGACCTCGATGAAACGGATGCTGGCCTACAGCTCCATCGGTCAGGCCGGCTTCGTGATGATCGGCCTGGTTTGCGGCACCGAGGACGGTTTCGCCGCCATGGTCCTCTACATGGCTGCCTACCTGTTCATGAACCTGGGGGCTTTTGCCTGCATCATCCTGTTTTCAATTCGCACCGGCAGTGATCGAATCTCCGATTACGCCGGTCTTTATCAGAAGGATCCCCTGATCACACTCGGGCTCAGTCTCTGCCTTCTGTCGCTTGGTGGCATCCCGCCCATGCTCGGCTTCTTCGGCAAGATCTATCTCTTCTTCGCGGGCTGGGCTGATCACCAGTATTTGCTGGTGGTGGTGGGCCTGATCACCTCGGTGGTTTCGATCTACTACTACATCGGAGTGATCAAGATGATGGTGGTCAAGGAACCCCAGGAAGCCTCCGATGCAGTGAAGTCCTATCCGCCGGTCCAGTGGAACACCCTGGGACTGCCTCCACTCCGCGTTGCTCTGGTGACCTGCGTAGTGGTCACAGCTGTTGGTGGGATCCTCTCCAATCCCCTCTTCCAGTGGGCCAGTGATGCGGTCGCTGGAACCCCGATCCTGCAGCAGGCGATCGCCAATGCCTCCGATGCCACCCTTGGCTGA
- a CDS encoding DUF2232 domain-containing protein, giving the protein MRPVLSHRQALRMMESSYLAAAAALIWLALYYLPVGGALFRLALPLPLALLAVRRGGRAGVEGLAVAILLLIALMGPVRGPLMLFPYGLLSVWLGWCWLHRCSWWLSWGIGLLIGAAGFLVRVVALSLLVGENLWVIITRAGAGLLDRLLELLQLPLAPDLLLVQLMALALVLIQQLVYVLALHALAYWIFPRLQAPVPDPPPLLHGLVALDPL; this is encoded by the coding sequence ATGCGACCAGTTCTCAGCCATCGCCAGGCTCTGCGAATGATGGAATCCTCCTATCTGGCGGCCGCGGCTGCCTTGATCTGGCTGGCTCTCTACTACCTCCCGGTCGGCGGAGCTCTGTTCCGTCTTGCCCTGCCTCTGCCACTCGCCTTGCTGGCTGTGCGTCGGGGTGGCCGTGCCGGGGTCGAAGGCCTGGCGGTGGCGATTCTTCTGCTGATCGCCTTGATGGGGCCTGTCCGCGGACCCTTGATGCTGTTCCCCTATGGCTTGTTGTCTGTATGGCTCGGCTGGTGCTGGTTGCATCGCTGCAGCTGGTGGCTGAGCTGGGGGATCGGCCTGCTGATCGGTGCTGCTGGTTTTCTCGTCCGCGTTGTTGCTCTTTCGCTGTTGGTGGGTGAAAACCTCTGGGTGATCATCACCCGTGCCGGTGCAGGCCTGCTGGACAGGTTGCTGGAACTGCTGCAGTTGCCACTCGCGCCTGATCTGCTGCTGGTTCAGCTGATGGCGCTTGCTCTTGTGCTCATCCAGCAGCTGGTTTACGTGCTTGCTCTCCACGCACTGGCTTACTGGATTTTCCCCCGATTGCAGGCCCCCGTCCCGGACCCTCCCCCGCTGCTTCATGGACTGGTCGCCCTCGACCCCCTCTGA
- a CDS encoding nicotinate-nucleotide--dimethylbenzimidazole phosphoribosyltransferase, whose translation MDWSPSTPSDPPFGVCRLTGSPATADATRFAGIWSDPVQPLPDLLLVLASTRTAEQQGISAAGCTPAARRTTALADAELLLKGPSVPPLWSLPPLPAGVSPALISWVVCDQLGLDPQVAALGLTVPPHFPHLRFEDPRCGPGQCVSSGAAMSPDRVLQLLQRGRRLGRQLRRPLVLAECVPGGTTTALAVLTGLGLPVQALVSGSALHPPMALKQQLVSEGLSHLPGHSKIDAQALLAAVGDPFQALATGLLIGVLDTDQSILLAGGSQMAAVLALALHAVSADRRQQLCDRVVIGTTAWLAAERLQAATPASSLVTLLSNLEQHYAVSLQAYASGLRFSASRHSRLRDFELGHVKEGVGAGGLALLAQWRGVSTDTLLQCCDRAVDQLLAAGHANTVAP comes from the coding sequence ATGGACTGGTCGCCCTCGACCCCCTCTGATCCTCCATTCGGGGTTTGTCGACTGACCGGTTCGCCGGCCACGGCAGATGCAACACGCTTTGCAGGCATCTGGTCTGATCCTGTCCAACCACTTCCGGATCTGTTGCTGGTGCTCGCCTCCACAAGGACCGCTGAACAGCAGGGAATCTCTGCGGCGGGCTGTACACCAGCTGCACGCCGCACCACGGCTCTTGCTGATGCGGAACTGCTGCTCAAGGGGCCATCCGTTCCTCCGCTCTGGTCCCTGCCACCTTTGCCGGCGGGGGTTTCACCAGCCTTGATCAGCTGGGTTGTGTGCGATCAACTCGGCCTCGACCCGCAGGTTGCCGCTCTCGGCTTGACGGTGCCACCGCACTTTCCCCATCTCCGCTTTGAGGACCCACGCTGCGGGCCGGGGCAATGCGTCTCCAGCGGCGCTGCAATGTCCCCCGACAGGGTGCTCCAGTTGCTGCAGCGCGGTCGGCGTCTTGGGCGACAACTGCGTCGGCCGCTGGTGCTGGCGGAATGTGTTCCCGGTGGCACCACAACAGCCTTGGCAGTGCTGACGGGGCTGGGATTGCCTGTGCAGGCACTGGTGAGTGGCAGTGCTCTGCATCCCCCCATGGCGCTCAAGCAGCAGCTGGTCAGCGAAGGGCTGTCTCACTTGCCTGGCCACTCAAAAATCGATGCTCAGGCCTTGCTGGCGGCCGTGGGTGATCCTTTTCAGGCCCTTGCCACAGGGCTGTTGATCGGGGTGCTTGATACGGATCAGTCCATACTGCTCGCCGGTGGCAGTCAGATGGCTGCGGTGCTTGCCCTTGCACTGCACGCGGTTTCAGCAGACCGTCGTCAGCAGCTCTGCGATCGGGTTGTGATCGGAACCACCGCTTGGCTGGCCGCGGAGCGTCTGCAGGCTGCAACGCCTGCGTCTTCCCTGGTGACGCTGCTCAGCAACCTCGAGCAGCACTATGCCGTTTCACTGCAGGCCTATGCCTCTGGTCTGCGTTTCTCGGCAAGCCGCCACTCCCGCCTCCGCGATTTCGAGCTGGGCCATGTAAAAGAAGGAGTCGGTGCTGGTGGCCTGGCCCTTCTGGCTCAGTGGAGAGGTGTTTCCACTGACACTCTGCTGCAGTGCTGCGATCGGGCGGTCGATCAGCTGCTCGCGGCAGGCCATGCGAACACTGTCGCCCCGTAG
- a CDS encoding response regulator transcription factor — MVSSATPKTRLLLVDDEARLTELLKMELEVEGYEVDVAADGATGLIRARTEPSPDLIVLDWNLPDFSGVDICQRIRSSAITTPILMLTGHDDVADRVTALDAGVDDYLVKPFSIEELMARLRAMQRRASTFSAAAGDGQHPETLQVGDLVMNTSTRDESRSGQLIQLSVKEYELLNFLMRGQGKVLERTEIMHGVWGENFYGDDNLLDVYIRYLRQKIESSERPALIHTVRGVGFILREERQLETS; from the coding sequence ATGGTCTCCTCCGCCACTCCGAAGACGAGGCTCCTACTGGTGGACGACGAGGCTCGCCTCACGGAACTCCTGAAAATGGAACTGGAGGTTGAGGGGTATGAGGTTGATGTGGCCGCGGATGGTGCCACTGGCCTGATCCGAGCCCGCACGGAGCCATCCCCGGACCTGATTGTTCTGGACTGGAATCTTCCCGATTTCAGCGGTGTGGACATCTGTCAGAGAATTCGCAGTAGCGCCATCACCACACCGATCCTGATGCTCACCGGCCACGACGACGTCGCTGATCGTGTGACGGCCCTGGATGCTGGAGTTGACGACTATCTCGTCAAGCCTTTTTCCATCGAGGAATTGATGGCTCGACTGCGGGCCATGCAGAGACGTGCCAGCACATTCTCTGCTGCAGCTGGCGATGGACAGCATCCTGAAACACTCCAGGTCGGAGATCTGGTGATGAACACGAGCACCAGGGATGAGAGCCGTTCCGGCCAGTTGATTCAGTTATCCGTGAAGGAGTACGAATTGCTGAATTTCCTGATGCGTGGTCAGGGGAAAGTGCTTGAACGCACTGAAATCATGCACGGAGTCTGGGGTGAGAACTTCTACGGCGACGACAATCTTCTCGATGTGTACATTCGCTATTTGCGTCAGAAGATCGAATCAAGTGAGCGTCCTGCCTTAATTCACACCGTGAGAGGTGTGGGTTTCATCCTGCGGGAAGAGCGTCAGCTTGAGACGTCATGA
- the topA gene encoding type I DNA topoisomerase, producing MAHTLVIVESPTKARTIRGFLPKDFRVEASMGHVRDLPNNASEIPAAQKGQKWANLGVNTESDFEPLYVVPKDKKKTVKELKDALKGADQLLLATDEDREGESISWHLLQLLAPKVPVKRMVFHEITKEAIGRALDQTRELDMELVHAQETRRILDRLVGYTLSPLLWKKVAWGLSAGRVQSVAVRLLVQRERARRAFRSGSYWDLKAGLEQTGSRFDAKLTHLEGQRIATGNDFDENTGELKAGSKVRLLSESDALTLSETVKSVAWSVTSVEEKPTVRRPVPPFTTSTLQQESNRKLRLSARETMRCAQGLYERGFITYMRTDSVHLSDQAISAARSCVESRYGNDYLSKGPRQFSTKARNAQEAHEAIRPAGESFRAPQETGLDGRDLALYELIWKRTVASQMAEARLTMLSVDLSAADAVFRASGKRIDFPGFFRAYVEGSDDPDAALEGQEVLLPALKQGDSPNLKDVEALGHQTQPPARFSEASLVKMLEKEGIGRPSTYASIIGTIVDRGYAALQNNSLTPSFTAFAVTALLEEHFPDLVDTSFTARMENTLDEISHGKVQWLPYLESFYKGNEGLESQVHLREGDIDPGASRTIDLEGLPCVVRIGRFGAYLEAKRVGDDGEEELIKATLPHEITPADLDHDQAELILKQKADGPEALGEDPETGDFIYLLFGQYGPYVQRGQVSDENPKPKRASLPKGVKPEDLSLDDALGLLRLPRLLGEHPDGGRVQAGLGRFGPYVVWDKGKSEKDYRSLKGDDDVLAVGLTRALELLAMPKRGRGGRTALKDLGKPEGSDESVQVYDGPYGLYVKQGKVNASLPEGKGADDITLEQAVELLEAKAASKKGGRKASTNKKPAAKKAAAKKPAAKKPPATTKSGRLRASAVRVIRPADS from the coding sequence TTGGCGCACACCCTGGTCATCGTTGAGAGCCCCACCAAGGCCCGCACCATCCGTGGATTCCTCCCCAAGGACTTCCGGGTGGAAGCCTCCATGGGGCATGTACGCGATCTCCCGAACAACGCCAGTGAGATTCCAGCGGCTCAGAAGGGCCAGAAGTGGGCCAATCTCGGCGTCAACACCGAGTCCGATTTCGAGCCCCTTTATGTGGTGCCGAAGGACAAGAAAAAAACGGTCAAGGAGCTAAAGGACGCCCTCAAAGGTGCTGATCAGCTTTTGCTGGCGACGGATGAAGACCGGGAAGGCGAAAGCATCAGCTGGCATCTGTTGCAGCTGCTTGCGCCGAAGGTTCCGGTGAAACGAATGGTGTTTCACGAGATCACCAAGGAGGCGATTGGGCGGGCTCTTGACCAGACCCGTGAGCTGGACATGGAGCTGGTGCATGCCCAGGAAACCAGACGAATTCTTGACCGTCTGGTGGGATACACGCTGTCGCCGCTGTTGTGGAAGAAGGTGGCTTGGGGTCTGTCCGCGGGACGCGTGCAGTCCGTTGCTGTGCGTCTGCTGGTGCAACGGGAACGCGCACGTCGGGCATTCCGCAGCGGCAGCTACTGGGACCTCAAGGCCGGTCTCGAGCAGACCGGCAGTCGTTTTGACGCCAAACTCACCCACCTCGAGGGGCAGCGCATTGCCACCGGCAATGATTTTGATGAAAACACCGGTGAGCTCAAGGCCGGGAGCAAGGTCCGCCTTCTCAGTGAAAGCGATGCCCTGACCCTCTCCGAAACGGTGAAGTCGGTGGCATGGAGCGTCACGTCCGTGGAGGAAAAACCCACGGTGCGACGCCCCGTTCCACCGTTCACGACCAGCACCTTGCAGCAGGAGTCGAACCGCAAGCTCCGGCTTTCTGCCAGGGAAACCATGCGTTGCGCTCAGGGTCTCTATGAGCGTGGTTTCATCACTTACATGCGCACCGATTCGGTGCATCTCTCTGATCAGGCGATCAGCGCTGCCCGCAGCTGTGTTGAATCGCGGTATGGCAACGACTATCTGAGCAAGGGGCCCAGGCAGTTCAGCACCAAGGCCCGCAACGCACAGGAGGCCCACGAAGCGATTCGCCCTGCTGGCGAGAGTTTTCGTGCTCCACAGGAGACAGGTCTAGATGGCAGGGACCTAGCCCTCTATGAACTGATCTGGAAGCGCACCGTTGCCAGCCAGATGGCTGAGGCCCGCCTCACCATGCTGTCTGTTGATCTGAGTGCCGCTGATGCTGTGTTCCGAGCCAGCGGCAAGCGCATTGATTTCCCTGGTTTCTTCCGTGCCTATGTGGAGGGCAGTGATGACCCCGACGCTGCCCTGGAAGGCCAGGAAGTGTTGCTGCCAGCGCTCAAGCAGGGGGATTCTCCCAACCTCAAAGACGTTGAGGCGCTTGGCCACCAGACCCAGCCTCCGGCCCGTTTCTCGGAAGCTTCCCTGGTCAAGATGCTCGAGAAGGAAGGGATCGGCAGGCCCTCCACCTATGCCTCGATCATCGGAACGATCGTGGATCGGGGCTACGCCGCGCTTCAGAACAATTCACTCACGCCCAGCTTCACAGCCTTTGCGGTGACGGCGCTGCTCGAGGAGCACTTCCCCGACCTGGTTGACACCTCCTTCACCGCCAGGATGGAGAACACCCTCGATGAGATCTCTCATGGAAAGGTGCAGTGGCTTCCATACTTGGAAAGCTTCTACAAGGGCAATGAAGGGCTGGAGTCCCAGGTTCACCTGCGGGAGGGCGATATCGACCCCGGTGCCTCGCGCACGATCGACCTCGAGGGACTCCCCTGTGTGGTCAGGATCGGTCGCTTTGGGGCCTATCTCGAAGCCAAACGTGTCGGTGACGACGGAGAGGAGGAGCTGATCAAGGCCACCCTGCCTCATGAGATCACCCCCGCCGATCTCGATCACGATCAGGCCGAACTGATCCTCAAGCAGAAAGCCGATGGGCCTGAGGCCTTGGGGGAAGATCCGGAAACCGGAGATTTTATCTATCTGCTGTTCGGTCAATACGGGCCCTACGTGCAGCGCGGGCAGGTCAGTGATGAGAACCCCAAGCCCAAGCGTGCCTCGCTGCCCAAGGGAGTGAAGCCCGAAGACCTCAGCCTCGATGATGCTCTGGGACTGCTGCGACTGCCCAGGCTGCTGGGAGAGCACCCTGATGGTGGCAGGGTTCAGGCCGGACTTGGTCGTTTTGGCCCCTATGTGGTCTGGGACAAGGGCAAAAGTGAGAAGGACTACCGCTCCTTGAAGGGCGACGACGATGTGCTCGCCGTGGGACTCACCCGTGCTCTTGAACTGTTGGCGATGCCCAAACGTGGTCGAGGCGGCCGAACCGCGCTCAAGGATCTCGGTAAGCCCGAGGGCAGTGATGAGTCGGTGCAGGTGTATGACGGCCCCTACGGTCTCTATGTGAAGCAGGGCAAGGTCAATGCTTCTCTTCCGGAAGGGAAGGGGGCTGATGACATCACTCTTGAGCAGGCGGTGGAGCTGCTGGAGGCGAAGGCCGCCAGTAAGAAGGGAGGCCGAAAGGCTTCCACCAACAAGAAACCTGCAGCTAAAAAAGCTGCAGCCAAGAAGCCAGCAGCCAAGAAGCCTCCTGCCACGACGAAGTCAGGTCGTCTGCGTGCCAGTGCCGTGCGCGTGATTCGCCCCGCCGACTCCTGA
- a CDS encoding ABC transporter ATP-binding protein, whose protein sequence is MPPLADRAAGQRLPVAELRGVDKIYGTGAGLVRALDQLDLTVRKGDYLAVMGASGSGKSTAMNILGCLDRPSSGSYHLNGSAVEELDDDALADLRNQQLGFVFQQFHLLPHATALENVMLPMIYAGLSPKQRRDKAIEALDRVGLGERMENKPNQLSGGQQQRVAIARAIINQPALLLADEPTGALDSRTTDDVLNLFDALHDQGITLVLVTHEDDVAARAERVAHFRDGRVERWDGRAHDSKPT, encoded by the coding sequence ATGCCACCCTTGGCTGACCGAGCGGCGGGTCAACGCTTACCCGTCGCTGAATTGCGCGGGGTCGACAAGATCTATGGAACTGGCGCTGGCCTGGTCAGGGCGCTCGATCAACTGGATCTGACCGTGCGTAAAGGCGATTATCTCGCCGTGATGGGTGCCAGTGGCTCTGGCAAAAGCACTGCAATGAACATTCTGGGCTGCCTCGACCGCCCCAGCAGCGGCTCTTATCACCTCAATGGGAGTGCCGTAGAGGAGCTTGATGACGATGCCCTGGCGGATCTGCGCAACCAGCAGCTGGGTTTCGTGTTTCAGCAATTCCATCTGCTGCCCCACGCGACGGCTCTCGAGAACGTGATGCTGCCGATGATCTATGCAGGGCTCTCACCCAAGCAGAGACGCGACAAAGCCATAGAAGCGCTGGACCGCGTTGGCCTTGGGGAAAGAATGGAGAACAAGCCGAATCAGCTTTCCGGCGGTCAACAGCAGAGAGTGGCCATTGCCAGAGCCATCATCAACCAGCCTGCCCTGCTCCTTGCTGATGAACCCACCGGTGCCCTCGACTCACGCACCACGGATGACGTGTTGAATCTGTTCGACGCCTTGCACGACCAGGGGATCACGCTGGTGCTGGTCACCCATGAAGATGATGTTGCGGCTCGTGCTGAACGGGTGGCTCATTTTCGGGACGGTCGTGTCGAACGCTGGGATGGTCGCGCCCACGACTCCAAGCCGACCTGA
- a CDS encoding biotin--[acetyl-CoA-carboxylase] ligase, which yields MGEAPLTFVRTGRGRLLHDLRRHGDDSWWLRRLGVCASTETELSQWLVQHPWCGLHPRAVLADHQIRAHGQYGRRWMASRGGVWLSAALPWPQQQCSTGLFGLTVALALAEQVESTGLQVSIKWPNDLLIDSRKLAGVLPTLVFRGSRVRLARIGVGLNVSNPAPPGAVSLRERLSSGRCRLRVWQGAVLRALDRARELALDPCMVVRQAEQRLWAESVADPGTGEAWQVRGIGMDGRLLLEQGTRRTSWTRWTDSPDQDL from the coding sequence GTGGGAGAAGCACCATTGACCTTTGTGAGGACTGGCCGGGGGCGATTGCTGCATGATCTGCGTCGCCATGGTGATGACTCCTGGTGGCTGAGGCGGTTGGGCGTGTGTGCCAGCACTGAGACCGAGCTGTCTCAATGGCTCGTGCAGCACCCCTGGTGTGGCCTCCATCCACGCGCAGTGTTGGCTGACCATCAGATCCGTGCTCATGGACAGTACGGACGCCGCTGGATGGCATCGAGGGGCGGTGTCTGGTTGAGTGCGGCTCTTCCCTGGCCTCAGCAGCAATGTTCAACGGGCTTGTTCGGTCTCACCGTGGCTCTCGCCCTGGCGGAGCAGGTCGAGTCCACTGGCCTTCAGGTGTCCATCAAGTGGCCCAATGATCTGTTGATTGATTCCCGCAAGCTGGCCGGTGTGCTGCCCACACTGGTTTTCCGCGGCAGTCGGGTCCGTCTAGCCAGGATAGGGGTGGGTCTCAATGTGAGTAATCCCGCGCCGCCTGGAGCAGTCTCCCTGAGGGAACGTCTTTCTTCAGGGCGATGTCGGCTGAGGGTCTGGCAAGGAGCCGTGCTGCGCGCACTCGACCGCGCCCGCGAGCTGGCACTTGATCCCTGCATGGTGGTCCGTCAGGCCGAGCAGCGTCTCTGGGCTGAATCGGTTGCTGATCCAGGCACGGGAGAGGCCTGGCAAGTGCGAGGCATCGGCATGGACGGACGTCTGCTTCTGGAGCAGGGGACCCGGAGGACAAGCTGGACCCGTTGGACAGACAGCCCTGACCAGGATCTCTAG
- a CDS encoding twin-arginine translocation signal domain-containing protein: MKPVAVPALLLNRRRFLQFAAVTAAAGLSGCGRVGAVPTLRATPDCLPSLWRRDLPAPWRFDALSGATPLESPWPLPTDLLALTDGWLSVISPERLQAIAADALLSRMGPSGQRFLSEAPLAWRGLMLPVAFSPWVMVIRRDGTNAPAPDAGWNALLDPAAKGKLLLPSSPRLLISLAERMQEGDALRRLRAATLSFDDRFGMNWLLQGDARVAVLPLQRCMAALQRDPRLTAVLPEQGAPLHWTLLVRPSQTAEPIPQDWVLKAWNQPLLSRLLAQGWIPPLPRDELFEAEARIPLRLRPLVLPQESVWTQSWMLLPPDAAEAQRLQQLWEASAP; encoded by the coding sequence ATGAAGCCTGTTGCCGTTCCGGCGCTATTATTGAACCGTCGTCGGTTTCTCCAGTTCGCCGCTGTGACAGCGGCGGCGGGGCTCAGCGGCTGCGGTCGTGTAGGAGCGGTTCCCACCCTGCGTGCAACCCCGGACTGTCTGCCCTCTCTCTGGCGTCGTGATCTGCCAGCACCCTGGCGTTTCGATGCTTTGTCAGGGGCGACACCGCTCGAGAGTCCCTGGCCGCTGCCAACCGACCTTCTTGCTCTCACTGACGGCTGGTTGTCGGTGATCAGCCCCGAGCGTCTGCAGGCGATAGCTGCTGATGCTCTTCTTTCGAGGATGGGGCCTTCTGGACAACGCTTCCTCAGCGAGGCTCCCCTCGCTTGGAGGGGCCTGATGTTGCCGGTGGCTTTTAGTCCATGGGTGATGGTGATCCGGCGGGATGGGACCAATGCACCTGCGCCGGATGCTGGCTGGAACGCTCTGCTCGACCCGGCAGCCAAGGGCAAGCTGCTGCTGCCATCCAGTCCGAGGCTGCTGATCTCACTCGCAGAGAGAATGCAAGAGGGCGATGCCCTGCGTCGTCTGCGTGCGGCGACCCTCAGTTTTGATGACCGTTTCGGCATGAACTGGCTGCTGCAGGGTGATGCCAGGGTTGCCGTGCTGCCTCTGCAGCGCTGCATGGCTGCCCTCCAGCGTGATCCCAGACTCACCGCTGTGTTGCCTGAGCAGGGCGCACCACTCCACTGGACGCTGCTGGTTCGGCCTTCCCAGACGGCTGAACCCATTCCGCAGGACTGGGTGCTGAAAGCCTGGAACCAACCTTTGCTGTCTCGATTGTTGGCTCAGGGTTGGATCCCGCCGTTGCCCAGAGATGAGCTTTTCGAGGCGGAGGCTCGGATTCCGCTCAGACTGCGTCCTCTCGTGCTTCCTCAGGAATCGGTCTGGACACAGAGCTGGATGTTGTTGCCACCCGATGCTGCAGAAGCGCAACGTTTGCAGCAGCTCTGGGAAGCATCAGCCCCATAA